The following proteins are co-located in the Deinococcus metallilatus genome:
- a CDS encoding TerC family protein, with translation MLNTEILVILLTLAVLEGLLSADNALVMAVMVRPLPAALQQKALTYVMWGAMILRLVGVLLASFIIKYWFLRAFGAAYLAYLVISHFVKKGQDEGHGPKELTGSFWNVVISLNLVNLAFSVDSILAGVALLKPEMRDTPTGFWIVVAGGIMGLVLVRFASTFFLKLLDRFPALDDVAYILIGWIAVKLGIETVEQVSEVYDLGWHVMMPSWLFWTGMGVIAVVGSLVAMRHPARSDEVAEADVQAIRRDLDAAANDPLDGKLDRR, from the coding sequence ATGTTGAACACGGAAATTCTCGTCATCCTGCTGACGCTCGCGGTGCTGGAGGGCCTGCTGTCGGCGGACAACGCGCTGGTGATGGCGGTCATGGTCCGCCCCCTGCCCGCTGCCCTGCAACAAAAGGCGCTGACCTACGTGATGTGGGGCGCGATGATCCTGCGGCTGGTGGGCGTGCTGCTGGCGAGCTTCATCATCAAGTACTGGTTTTTGCGGGCCTTTGGTGCCGCGTACCTGGCCTATCTGGTGATCAGCCACTTCGTCAAGAAGGGCCAGGACGAGGGCCACGGGCCGAAGGAACTCACCGGCAGTTTCTGGAACGTGGTGATCAGCCTGAATCTGGTGAACCTCGCCTTCAGCGTGGACTCGATTCTGGCGGGGGTCGCGCTGCTCAAGCCCGAGATGCGCGACACGCCCACCGGCTTCTGGATCGTGGTGGCGGGCGGCATCATGGGCCTGGTGCTGGTGCGTTTCGCCAGTACCTTCTTCCTGAAGCTGCTCGACCGCTTCCCGGCGCTGGACGACGTGGCCTACATCCTGATCGGGTGGATCGCCGTCAAGCTGGGCATCGAGACGGTCGAACAGGTCAGCGAGGTGTACGACCTGGGCTGGCACGTCATGATGCCCTCCTGGCTGTTCTGGACCGGCATGGGCGTGATCGCGGTGGTCGGCAGTCTGGTCGCCATGCGCCACCCCGCCCGCAGCGACGAGGTCGCCGAGGCCGACGTGCAGGCGATCCGCCGCGACCTCGACGCCGCCGCGAACGATCCGCTGGACGGCAAACTCGACCGGCGCTGA